From the Triticum urartu cultivar G1812 chromosome 4, Tu2.1, whole genome shotgun sequence genome, the window CCCTTCTTCCCGTTGCTCCCGCCGCTGCCTCCGcagcctccgccgccgccgcccttcttGGCCGACTTCTACGCCCGGCGCGCGCTCCAGTTCGCCTACGACCACTCGGGCGGTGCGTCGTCCTCGTCCGACCCGCTCGGCTTCGGCGCCGGGCTCTACATGGGGCACCACGGCTCCCCCGTCCACGGGATGATGATGCCGCCGCCCTTCGGGGCGTCGCCGTTCGGCGACTTCGGCCGGATGACCGCACAGGAGATCATGGACGCCAAGGCGCTGGCCGCGTCCAAGAGCCACAGCGAGGCCGAGCGTCGCCGCCGGGAGCGCATCAACTCGCACCTCGCCCGCCTCCGCAGCCTCCTCCCCAACACAACCAAGGTACTGGCTCTGGCTGCATAATAGTGCACCCTGACATATAgattcatgcatgcaatgcatATCTTCAACTCTAGCATGCATGTCTGCAATTCTTTCTGCACAGTGCACTGCATATAGCCAACCCAAAACATGTGTGTGCATGCGCGCGAACTCCAACACTCCATTGCTGGCTCCCCATTCCATTTCAGCATATTCTATGGTAGGAGTGAGCTACTAGGAGACAAGGGGAGGGAGGTGAGCCGCCTAGTTGACGCGGAAAAGAGAGACCAGGAAGGAAACAAAAAGCTTGCGACTCGAGAGTTACTGCTGGGCGATGGCCTCTCCGAGGAGAGACAAGCGCGCGAGCTCGTGTCAGGTACACACACTCACAGAGCGCCGGCAGCAAAGATGAGAAAAGCTGACTGTCTCGAGATCCTGCTGGTTACCGCGCACCCTACTCCCAAGAATTCTAAGCCCCAGATCCTTCTACATGCCTTTAGCTACCTAGCTCTTCCAAACCATGCGAGTTATCCCATGCAACTGAGTTATCCATGCTAGTTAACCTTAAGCTAATAGCTAGTCGTGCTATAGTACTCTTTCATCTCTACCGGAGTAGTAGTAGCATGGAGCGAGTCGGTTTTAGATTTGCACCCCAAAGTCTTTACGGTCAAAAGGCAGCAATGCAGTGCATTGTTACTGATCTGTTGACTGTTCTAGTAGTGTTATTAGGTTCAAAAGCTTTTTGGTTTCTGGATGCTAGATTAGACAGCTTACAATGACATATACTACTGCTAGCCCGTAATCCATGGATAACACACATCATCCACCGGCTAGTGCTGCACGTATGAGCCCCAGGAGCACTGCACCGTCTAGCTAAGAGGGATTTGACCACGGGCGTGATAACGGAAGAAGCATAAAGAATGCGGGCGCAGAGTGGTGGTGATCGATGGTTTGGTGCCCCACTAAACCCCAAAAGGAAGAAACACAGATCGCTTGTGGAGGCGTGCATGCGAGCACCACCACCAGCAGGCAGGGCAGGGCAGGGCAGGCGAGCCATGCACTAGCCATTTTTTGTGTATTGATTACGCGCGCGCTGTTTTGCTTGTGCTCCCCTCGCTCCTGGTAGGAGGAGAGTGGAGGGGGAGACGTCGAGTGAGTCCCACGCTCGTCGGCTCGGAGGCATGCATTCCACGGCACGGCACGAAGCCGGACCTCCTTTTCGCCTGCATGCGTACGCCCCATCCATCATTCCCCCCAGCCTACCCCTTGCATGCATCATCCTCCTCCCATCATGCATGTTAGCGAGCTGATTTTTTAACTACTAATCAACTACTACTGGCAGCTCGCCCGCCGCCGCGcgcgcgtgcgtgcgtgcgtcCACTTTCCTTGTGATTTActccatgcatgcatgaatgttTGGTGCGCAGACGGACAAGGCGTCGCTGCTGGCGGAGGTGATCCAGCACGTCAAGGAGCTCAAGCGGCAGACGTCGGAGATCAGGGAGGAGGCCTGCCCGCTCCCCACCGAGGCCGACGAGCTCACCGTCgacgcctccagcgacgaggacGGCCGCCTGCTCGTGCGCGCCTCGCTCTGCTGCGACGACCGCCCCGACCTCCTGCCGGACCTCATCCGCGCGCTCAAGGCGCTCCGCCTGCGCGCGCTCAAGGCCGAGATCACCACCCTCGGCGGCCGCGTCAAGAACGTGCTCGTCGTCACCGAGGACGACAGCATCGCGTGCGACGGGGACCAGCAGGACGAGGACGGCGGGATGCAGGCGCCCATGTCGCCGCAGCACGCCGTCGCGTCCATCCAGGAGGCGCTCAGAGCGGTCATGGAGCGCACGTCGTCCTCGTCCGGCGCCGAGGACTCCGGGGGCTCCGCCAGCGGCGGGCTCAAGCGGCAGCGCACCACCAGCCTCTCGGCGATCCTAGAGAACAGGTCCATCTAGGCTAATTAACATccacgtacgtacgtacgtgaTGATCTATCTATCAGCTGATGTGCAAAACGGAACGAAACGAAACGAAACGGAAGGAAACAA encodes:
- the LOC125552219 gene encoding transcription factor bHLH30-like; translated protein: MGAHGDRRRHRREEVGVLLDEEEEELEHHARACGGATSGLVDQELGGCQEGGGGMVFEASSSVGSVSATMGPPPIMCWPPPAPSLSPQEPLHGAIHHHHNIGIGGQGPFFPLLPPLPPQPPPPPPFLADFYARRALQFAYDHSGGASSSSDPLGFGAGLYMGHHGSPVHGMMMPPPFGASPFGDFGRMTAQEIMDAKALAASKSHSEAERRRRERINSHLARLRSLLPNTTKTDKASLLAEVIQHVKELKRQTSEIREEACPLPTEADELTVDASSDEDGRLLVRASLCCDDRPDLLPDLIRALKALRLRALKAEITTLGGRVKNVLVVTEDDSIACDGDQQDEDGGMQAPMSPQHAVASIQEALRAVMERTSSSSGAEDSGGSASGGLKRQRTTSLSAILENRSI